The proteins below are encoded in one region of Aggregicoccus sp. 17bor-14:
- a CDS encoding caspase family protein, translating into MPNLPLFVRPLLLSSLLLLCACASSAAREKGGLVRARVDASALQKAQRGERYALVIGIGHFEDGAWGNLRYAEKDAEDLARVLRDPQRGGFREVTVLTGEAATRERVRKALGDLEARPLREQDVVLIYVSSHGTLARDVRGELQRFLVTSDAQLAQVADTALETRELEDALGRLTSRRRVLVLATCHSGSGKSLLPAQVRAELERLKGPLPPPPLEEGSRASLVLSASDWSEAAREDDALANDVYTHFLVEALDGSGDRNLDGAVSATEAHDYARRRTYAYTQGRQRPSAHIQEVGADPVLLSGELTRPGQPELFSYGGRLEGFTLKVDGKAAGELPGGVSVPAGKREVELLKGGQRLWSGSLDLQPGERRELEGLLVAEARARTTLLVGGQALTSLGSTRQELLPGALMAGAGVWMPERLLDGRLDVWADAAAGGASHALSVPTGGSVPMRQRTISVGAAVGHTWYLGPVGLSTGPRLAALWMERGFTLPLYTEQEHYLTLAPGWLAAASLPVSRHLVLMLQGQVQWSFLPLDGQTRTVPMASAGLYGGYRF; encoded by the coding sequence GTGCCGAACCTCCCCCTCTTCGTGCGTCCGCTGCTGCTCTCCTCCCTCCTGCTGCTGTGCGCCTGCGCCTCCAGCGCCGCGCGCGAGAAGGGAGGCCTGGTGCGCGCGCGCGTGGACGCGAGCGCGCTGCAGAAGGCGCAGCGCGGCGAGCGCTACGCGCTGGTCATCGGCATCGGCCACTTCGAGGACGGGGCTTGGGGCAACCTGCGCTACGCGGAGAAGGACGCGGAGGACCTCGCGCGCGTGCTGCGCGACCCGCAGCGCGGGGGCTTTCGCGAGGTGACGGTGCTCACCGGCGAGGCCGCCACGCGCGAGCGCGTGCGCAAGGCGCTCGGGGACCTGGAGGCGCGGCCGCTGCGCGAGCAGGACGTGGTGCTCATCTACGTGTCCAGCCACGGCACGCTCGCGCGCGACGTGCGTGGCGAGCTGCAGCGCTTCCTCGTCACCAGCGACGCCCAGCTCGCCCAGGTGGCGGACACGGCGCTGGAGACGCGCGAGCTGGAGGACGCGCTCGGCCGGCTCACCAGCCGCCGGCGCGTGCTGGTGCTCGCCACCTGCCACTCGGGCAGCGGCAAGAGCCTGCTGCCCGCGCAGGTGCGCGCGGAGCTGGAGCGGCTCAAGGGCCCCCTGCCCCCGCCTCCGCTCGAGGAGGGCAGCCGCGCCTCGCTCGTGCTCAGCGCGAGCGACTGGAGCGAGGCGGCGCGCGAGGACGACGCGCTGGCCAACGACGTGTACACGCACTTCCTCGTGGAGGCGCTGGACGGCAGCGGCGACCGCAACCTGGACGGCGCGGTGAGCGCCACCGAGGCGCACGACTACGCGCGCCGCCGCACCTACGCCTATACGCAGGGCCGCCAGCGCCCCAGCGCGCACATCCAGGAGGTGGGCGCAGACCCCGTGCTGCTCTCCGGCGAGCTCACCCGCCCCGGCCAGCCCGAGCTCTTCAGCTACGGCGGGCGGCTGGAGGGCTTCACCCTCAAGGTGGACGGCAAGGCGGCCGGCGAGCTGCCCGGCGGCGTGAGCGTGCCCGCGGGCAAGCGCGAGGTGGAGCTGCTCAAGGGAGGCCAGCGGCTGTGGAGCGGCAGCCTCGACCTGCAGCCCGGAGAGCGGCGCGAGCTGGAGGGGCTGCTCGTCGCCGAGGCGCGCGCGCGCACCACGCTGCTCGTGGGCGGCCAGGCCCTCACCTCGCTGGGCTCCACGCGGCAGGAGCTCTTGCCCGGCGCGCTGATGGCGGGCGCGGGCGTGTGGATGCCGGAGCGGCTGCTGGACGGGAGGCTGGACGTGTGGGCGGACGCGGCGGCGGGCGGGGCCTCGCACGCGCTGAGCGTGCCCACGGGCGGCAGCGTGCCGATGCGCCAGCGCACCATCTCCGTGGGCGCCGCGGTGGGGCACACCTGGTACCTCGGCCCGGTGGGGCTCTCCACGGGTCCGCGGCTCGCGGCGCTGTGGATGGAGCGCGGCTTCACCCTGCCCCTCTACACCGAGCAGGAGCACTATTTGACCCTCGCGCCCGGCTGGCTCGCGGCCGCCTCGCTCCCGGTGAGCCGGCACCTGGTGCTGATGCTGCAGGGCCAGGTGCAGTGGAGCTTCCTCCCGCTCGACGGGCAGACGCGCACGGTGCCCATGGCGAGCGCAGGGCTCTACGGAGGCTACCGGTTCTGA
- a CDS encoding carboxypeptidase-like regulatory domain-containing protein — protein MRTLTAVSLLVLLAACGDGFHNQPLGRAELRGRVVGADPAVASVSVLPGDAASADGGVGAAPLATVGVDAEGRFVVPDVPATRVTLYVVGSPSQALYLTVDLQPAQVTDVGDVTLQSAASLTVVVRDDAGRLLPGAEVDVDGTPFGRQTTDTAGSALFSPVAAACYRIRVRAEGFLDAELSRCVSTGEAVQVDVTLQPKR, from the coding sequence ATGCGCACCCTGACCGCGGTCTCGCTTCTCGTGCTGCTCGCCGCCTGCGGCGATGGCTTCCACAACCAGCCGCTGGGGCGCGCGGAGCTGCGCGGGCGCGTGGTGGGGGCGGACCCCGCGGTGGCCTCCGTGAGCGTGCTGCCCGGAGACGCGGCGAGCGCGGATGGCGGCGTGGGCGCCGCGCCGCTGGCCACCGTGGGCGTGGACGCGGAGGGACGCTTCGTGGTGCCGGACGTGCCGGCCACGCGCGTGACGCTCTACGTGGTGGGCTCTCCCTCGCAGGCGCTCTACCTCACGGTGGACCTGCAGCCCGCGCAGGTGACGGACGTAGGGGACGTGACGCTGCAGAGCGCCGCGAGCCTCACCGTGGTGGTGCGCGACGACGCGGGGCGCCTGCTGCCGGGCGCCGAGGTGGACGTGGACGGCACGCCCTTCGGCCGGCAGACCACCGACACCGCCGGCAGCGCCCTCTTCAGCCCGGTGGCCGCCGCCTGCTACCGCATCCGCGTGCGCGCCGAGGGCTTCCTGGACGCGGAGCTCAGCCGCTGCGTCTCCACCGGCGAGGCCGTGCAGGTGGACGTGACGCTGCAGCCCAAGCGCTGA
- a CDS encoding nucleotidyltransferase family protein, with product MVVASTGMPLSPELQRALGNYKSRLLERFGNRLERVALFGSRARGDAHEDSDVDVLVLIHGASGLEEREAAQLAGDVAVQDGVWLSPAVYSAEHYAYLKRIASPFAQSLEREQRPL from the coding sequence ATGGTCGTCGCGAGCACAGGGATGCCGCTGAGCCCGGAGCTGCAACGGGCGCTGGGCAATTACAAATCCCGGCTCCTGGAACGTTTCGGGAACAGGCTGGAGCGCGTCGCCCTGTTCGGCTCCCGCGCGCGAGGCGATGCGCACGAAGACTCGGACGTGGACGTGCTGGTGCTCATCCACGGCGCAAGTGGTCTCGAAGAGCGAGAGGCGGCGCAGCTCGCGGGTGACGTCGCGGTGCAGGACGGAGTGTGGCTCTCGCCTGCCGTGTACTCGGCCGAGCACTACGCGTACCTGAAGCGCATCGCGAGCCCCTTTGCCCAGTCTCTCGAGCGGGAGCAGCGACCGCTGTGA
- a CDS encoding HEPN domain-containing protein, which produces MTPEQLRLNVALEVERGDQALSAAEALVQAQLPYDAASRAYYAAFHFARALCLAAGEAPVSHRGVAHLLSLLYVRTAVLPPDTSRLYAGLQRYRESADYDAAFVLDAAGTAQALDDAKVLVERCRTWLRSQALVD; this is translated from the coding sequence GTGACCCCCGAGCAACTGCGGCTGAACGTGGCGCTGGAGGTTGAGCGGGGCGACCAGGCGCTCAGTGCCGCCGAGGCCCTGGTCCAGGCGCAGCTTCCGTACGACGCGGCATCGCGCGCGTACTACGCTGCCTTCCACTTCGCCCGAGCACTGTGCCTCGCCGCCGGTGAGGCGCCGGTCAGCCATCGCGGCGTGGCGCACCTTCTCTCGTTGCTCTACGTGCGCACCGCGGTCCTGCCCCCCGACACGAGCCGGCTGTATGCAGGACTGCAGCGCTATCGCGAGTCCGCCGACTACGACGCGGCCTTCGTGCTGGATGCAGCGGGCACCGCGCAGGCGCTCGATGACGCGAAGGTGCTGGTGGAGCGCTGTCGCACGTGGCTGCGCTCGCAGGCTCTGGTCGACTGA
- the map gene encoding type I methionyl aminopeptidase codes for MNELRPVQLPRPNDACWCGSGEKYKKCHRGADSVAVRSERSGADARRLKPGLISPRREVPANIPRPDYARTGRPARGGEADDEKVKLTGEKLERMRRACRAGADILREAGTHVRPGITTDALDALVHELTLKKGGYPSPLNYHGFPKSVCTSVNEVICHGIPDNRALEEGDIVNLDVTIYLDGMHGDTNATFAVGKVDDESARLMRVTYDCLMRGIEAVKPGRPISDIGRAIETLATEHKLGVVRAYCGHGIGERFHTALQIPHYYEKEADTVMEPGMVFTIEPMLSLGDWQHRTWNDGWTAVTADGSRSAQYEHTVLVTDTGVEILTLPTGN; via the coding sequence ATGAACGAGCTCCGTCCAGTCCAGCTTCCCCGGCCCAACGACGCGTGCTGGTGCGGCAGCGGGGAGAAGTACAAGAAGTGCCACCGCGGCGCGGACAGCGTGGCGGTGCGCAGCGAGCGCTCGGGGGCGGACGCGCGCCGGCTCAAGCCCGGCCTCATCAGCCCGCGCCGCGAGGTGCCCGCGAACATCCCGCGGCCCGACTACGCGCGCACCGGGCGCCCGGCGCGCGGCGGCGAGGCGGACGACGAGAAGGTGAAGCTCACGGGTGAGAAGCTCGAGCGCATGCGGCGCGCCTGCCGCGCCGGCGCGGACATCCTGCGCGAGGCCGGCACCCACGTGCGCCCGGGCATCACCACGGACGCGCTGGACGCGCTGGTGCACGAGCTCACGCTGAAGAAGGGCGGCTACCCCAGCCCGCTCAACTACCACGGCTTCCCCAAGAGCGTGTGCACCTCGGTCAACGAGGTCATCTGCCACGGCATCCCGGACAACCGCGCGCTCGAGGAGGGGGACATCGTCAACCTCGACGTCACCATCTACCTGGACGGCATGCACGGCGACACCAACGCCACCTTCGCGGTGGGCAAGGTGGACGACGAGAGCGCGCGCCTGATGCGGGTGACCTACGACTGCCTCATGCGCGGCATCGAGGCGGTGAAGCCAGGCCGGCCCATCAGCGACATCGGCCGCGCCATCGAGACGCTCGCCACCGAGCACAAGCTCGGCGTGGTGCGCGCCTACTGCGGCCACGGCATCGGCGAGCGCTTCCACACCGCGCTGCAGATTCCGCACTACTACGAGAAGGAGGCGGACACGGTGATGGAGCCCGGCATGGTCTTCACCATCGAGCCCATGCTCAGCCTCGGCGACTGGCAGCACCGCACGTGGAACGACGGCTGGACCGCCGTCACCGCGGACGGCAGCCGCAGCGCGCAGTACGAGCACACCGTGCTCGTCACCGACACGGGCGTGGAGATCCTCACCCTGCCCACGGGCAACTGA
- a CDS encoding sensor histidine kinase: MPENVFEELKHYVGFSEDDGAALRALHPLANAHFERIADVFYRRILDHPEARKALEGGESQVGHLKVTLQAWMDTLLQGPWDDAYFERRCRIGRVHVRISLPQHYMFGAMNLLRRELTDVLDESLQGKDGERTRLRRALGKILDLELAIMLHTYREDLLAQNARAERLATFGQLVGSIGHELRNPLGVIETSLFILKGRPAASEDARVAKHLERIGEQVGVANHIVSSLLDMIRDRPLARAPVQLQEVWDSALEAVTRPEGVRVQSEGLAQLPTLQGDAVQLRQVFVNLVENSVQALGESGEVRLTAAQADGEVRLALEDSGPGLDPTIRARVFEPLMTTKARGLGLGLSLVRRILERHGGSIAYVPKAGALGGARFELRLPVSGEVK; encoded by the coding sequence ATGCCCGAGAACGTGTTCGAGGAGCTCAAGCACTACGTCGGTTTCTCGGAGGACGACGGCGCGGCGCTGCGCGCGCTGCACCCGCTGGCCAATGCGCACTTCGAGCGCATCGCGGACGTCTTCTACCGCCGCATCCTGGACCACCCCGAGGCGCGCAAGGCGCTGGAGGGCGGCGAGAGCCAGGTGGGGCACCTGAAGGTCACGCTGCAGGCCTGGATGGACACCCTGCTGCAGGGCCCCTGGGACGACGCCTACTTCGAGCGCCGCTGCCGCATCGGCCGCGTGCACGTGCGCATCAGCCTGCCGCAGCACTACATGTTCGGCGCGATGAACCTGCTGCGCCGCGAGCTGACGGACGTGCTCGACGAGTCGCTCCAGGGAAAGGACGGAGAGCGCACCCGGCTGCGGCGCGCGCTGGGGAAGATCCTCGACCTGGAGCTGGCCATCATGCTGCACACCTACCGCGAGGACCTGCTCGCGCAGAACGCGCGCGCCGAGCGCCTGGCCACCTTCGGCCAGCTGGTGGGCTCCATCGGCCACGAGCTGCGAAACCCCCTGGGCGTCATCGAGACCTCGCTGTTCATCCTCAAGGGCCGCCCCGCGGCGAGCGAGGACGCGCGCGTGGCGAAGCACCTGGAGCGCATCGGCGAGCAGGTGGGCGTGGCGAACCACATCGTCAGCAGCCTGCTGGACATGATCCGCGACCGCCCGCTCGCGCGCGCTCCGGTGCAGCTGCAGGAGGTGTGGGACTCGGCGCTCGAGGCCGTCACCCGCCCCGAGGGCGTGCGCGTGCAGAGCGAGGGGCTCGCGCAGCTGCCCACGCTGCAGGGCGACGCCGTGCAGCTGCGCCAGGTGTTCGTGAACCTGGTGGAGAACAGCGTGCAGGCCCTCGGCGAGAGCGGCGAGGTGCGGCTCACGGCCGCGCAGGCGGACGGCGAGGTGCGCCTCGCGCTCGAGGACAGCGGGCCCGGGCTGGACCCCACCATCCGCGCGCGCGTCTTCGAGCCGCTGATGACGACCAAGGCGCGCGGGCTGGGCCTCGGGCTCTCGCTGGTGCGCCGCATCCTCGAGCGCCACGGAGGGAGCATCGCGTACGTGCCCAAGGCAGGAGCCCTCGGAGGCGCGCGCTTCGAGCTGCGGCTGCCCGTCTCGGGAGAGGTGAAGTGA
- a CDS encoding response regulator, translating into MGRFLLLDDNQAFAENLAEILEDAGHETTVVTTGEEALQAAQRQRYDALLTDMRMPGMSGAAAVHHLRKVDPGLAAIVITAHPGERDLERARNEGVLAVLPKPVPMRALVELLSRARRDGLVVLVEDDPGLLDNLTEVLRGKGFTAVTASSLLEMARLEELRPFAALVDLRVPGGPDGEALRRVRERFPELPTFVVTAHPEALPHDFGGTVVAKPFDTGKLLAALEQAHEGRA; encoded by the coding sequence ATGGGCCGCTTCCTCCTGCTCGACGACAACCAGGCCTTCGCGGAGAACCTCGCGGAGATCCTCGAGGACGCGGGGCACGAGACCACTGTGGTCACCACCGGCGAGGAGGCGCTGCAGGCCGCGCAGCGCCAGCGCTACGACGCGCTGCTCACCGACATGCGCATGCCGGGGATGAGCGGCGCGGCGGCGGTGCACCACCTGCGCAAGGTGGACCCGGGCCTTGCCGCCATCGTCATCACCGCGCATCCGGGCGAGCGCGACCTGGAGCGCGCGCGCAACGAGGGCGTGCTCGCGGTGCTGCCCAAGCCGGTGCCCATGCGCGCGCTGGTGGAGCTGCTCTCGCGCGCACGGCGCGACGGGCTGGTGGTGCTGGTGGAGGACGATCCGGGCCTGCTCGACAACCTCACCGAGGTGCTGCGCGGCAAGGGCTTCACCGCAGTGACGGCCTCCTCGCTGCTGGAGATGGCGCGCCTCGAGGAGCTGCGCCCCTTCGCGGCCCTGGTGGACCTGCGCGTGCCCGGCGGCCCCGACGGCGAGGCGCTGCGCCGCGTGCGCGAGCGCTTCCCCGAGCTGCCCACCTTCGTGGTCACCGCCCACCCGGAGGCGCTGCCCCACGACTTCGGCGGCACCGTGGTGGCCAAGCCCTTCGACACGGGCAAGCTGCTCGCCGCGCTGGAGCAGGCGCACGAGGGGCGCGCGTGA